In the Anastrepha obliqua isolate idAnaObli1 chromosome 1, idAnaObli1_1.0, whole genome shotgun sequence genome, one interval contains:
- the LOC129236062 gene encoding esterase B1 has product MAAMQTIDQIKLGFKMVDFKVQQRRFRTSEKTIVSTIYGPIKGVKRKSIYGDSYYSFERIPFAKPPVGELRYKAPQPPDPWTEVRSCTSRGPKPLQKHFVFQMTEGSEDCLYLNVYTKDLNPQTPMPVMVWIYGGGFQFGEASRELYSPDYLLREDIVIISITYRLGPFGFLCMEDPAFDVPGNAGLKDQIMALRWVKANCERFGGDSSNITIFGDSAGGASVHYMMITDQTRGLFHKAISMSGNALSPWAVTPQRNWPYRLAVAAGYTGENNAPDVFSFLRKAKGADIVKANDDLCSDEEKRERIGFSFGPVIEPYVTDHCVVPKKPIEMMRTAWSNHIPMIIGGVSNEGLLLYSETKTNPKLLNELGDCRFVVPLELGMDRESELCKEYGMQLRKTYYSDKEPSLDTLNEYLLMVSHEYFWFPIYRTVLSRATYATAPTYLYRFDFDSKHFNHLRILSCGKKVRGTCHGDDLSYLFYNSVARKLKFHTREYKCIERLVGMWTHFAARADPNYDPERADLWQPIAKADLESRKLKCLNISDDLKEIDVPEMKKLLLWESFFRCDQLI; this is encoded by the exons AATGGTCGACTTCAAAGTACAACAAAGGCGCTTTCGCACCAGTGAAAAAACTATCGTCAGTACAATTTATGGGCCCATAAAAGGTGTGAAACGCAAGTCCATCTATGGTGATTCCTATTACAGCTTTGAAAGAATACCTTTCGCTAAGCCACCGGTAGGAGAGCTGCGCTATAAAGCACCACAACCGCCGGACCCGTGGACAGAAGTGCGCAGTTGCACCTCACGCGGGCCGAAGCCATTACAAAAGCATTTCGTGTTTCAAATGACGGAAGGCTCCGAAGATTGTCTCTATCTGAATGTGTATACAAAAGAT CTGAATCCTCAAACACCCATGCCGGTCATGGTGTGGATTTACGGTGGCGGTTTTCAATTTGGTGAAGCCTCACGTGAGCTCTATAGTCCCGATTATTTGCTGCGCGAAGACATCGTGATTATTTCAATAACTTACCGTTTGGGTCCATTTG GCTTTCTTTGTATGGAAGATCCCGCTTTCGATGTGCCCGGCAATGCTGGTCTCAAGGATCAAATCATGGCACTGCGTTGGGTGAAAGCAAACTGCGAACGCTTCGGTGGAGACAGCagtaatattacaatttttggtGATAGCGCCGGTGGTGCCTCTGTACACTATATGATGATCACCGATCAAACACGTGGCCTCTTTCACAAAGCGATTTCCATGTCTGGCAATGCGCTTTCACCCTGGGCAGTGACACCGCAACGCAATTGGCCATATAGGCTGGCGGTTGCCGCTGGCTATACGGGAGAAAATAACGCTCCGGATGTTTTTAGTTTCTTGCGTAAAGCGAAAGGTGCCGACATAGTGAAGGCTAATGACGATTTATGTTCTGATGAGGAGAAACGTGAACGCATTGGTTTCTCTTTTGGCCCAGTGATTGAGCCATATGTGACAGATCATTGTGTGGTGCCGAAGAAGCCGATTGAAATGATGCGCACCGCTTGGAGTAATCACATACCGATGATTATTGGAGGTGTGTCGAATGAGGGCCTTTTGTTGTATTCGG AGACCAAAACAAATCCCAAACTACTTAACGAACTTGGTGATTGTCGCTTTGTGGTGCCACTTGAGCTCGGCATGGATCGCGAGAGCGAGCTCTGTAAGGAATATGGAATGCAATTGCGTAAAACCTATTATAGTGATAAAGAGCCCAGTTTAGATACATTAAATGAGTATCTGTTG ATGGTATCGCATGAGTACTTCTGGTTCCCCATCTATCGTACAGTATTGTCGCGTGCAACCTACGCTACAGCACCCACCTATTTGTATCGTTTCGATTTCGACTCGAAACACTTCAATCACCTGCGCATACTCAGCTGTGGTAAGAAGGTGCGTGGCACATGTCACGGTGATGACCTTTCCTACTTATTTTACAACTCGGTGGCACGTAAGCTGAAGTTTCATACACGTGAGTATAAATGTATCGAGCGATTGGTGGGCATGTGGACGCACTTTGCCGCGCGAGCGGATCCCAACTATGATCCAGAACGCGCAGACCTATGGCAGCCAATTGCGAAGGCTGATTTGGAGAGCCGTAAACTTAAGTGCCTTAATATTTCCGATGATTTGAAGGAGATTGATGTGCCCGAAATGAAGAAATTATTGTTATGGGAGAGCTTCTTTCGCTGTGATCAACTGATTTGA